The Clarias gariepinus isolate MV-2021 ecotype Netherlands chromosome 24, CGAR_prim_01v2, whole genome shotgun sequence region gtgtcacTACTTGGTGTCAGATGAATGGGAAGTCAAGTCAAATCCAACTGATCTGACACCTTCTTCTTCCAGAAAAGTGTcttctttaaatacatcaaagCGGAGAAcacgaaagaaagaaaaactactGGTAGGTGCATCAACTCTATCAGCTAGGTCGTGTTAATAATTCGCAGCATTCAAGGTTGACAAATCTGGAAATTCTCCCTCAATCTCACCTCAAGCCATTGGGAGTAGCTGGAAAGGACTGCACTGGCCCTGGAGGCTGAGCCATAGATGTAGCTGCTGGGCTCCAGGGTCCTCCCCAAGCCATGTTCCCTACAGAGAGCGGCCTTCTGGGATACGGCGAGTATCCTGAGGATGGCCCGGCTGCGGCTGAGAAAGAGTGGCGCGAGCGGCCAGGCATGGGTCCGTGGCTCAAACACTGCTGGCACGTGCACGCCGGGCCCGAGTGAATGACCGAGCCCGTGCCCGAGGCCGCTGCAGGCGGGTACGGGGTGCCTTTCTGCCTGCGCACACGCCGCCGATAGCCAGAGGTCTTGTTGATCTGTTCGAACGTTGTAAAGTCCACCACGTAGTTATTGCCATGCGGTCCCAAGTCAGCCTTGGCCTGGCGTGATAGGTAACTGTGCTCTAGGATGCCAGAGGTGTGCATTTCATATGCCGTCCAGCTGCCTTCATCATTGGCCCATTCCCAGAGCACTCCGTTGCCGAGGACGGGTGACTGAGGGAACAGGCTGCGTCGCACCGAGCGGATCTTACCTGCCCGAGAAAGAAACACCAAAGCTTAGTACAGACAGACCGGGCACAAGGGTGGAGAAAAACCACCAAAAAATTTGGCCTAAGTATGTTATTGAAGTAAATGAcacgtgaccctgtatacagattAAGGGGTGTAGGCGATGAGCTAGTGaggtgtttaaaaaacaaatctaatTTAACATGATGGTGGTAGAACCTTACAGCTCCATGGTTACCGGTTGGAGGAAGTGgaatttactttataattaatgcaaaaagtGTGAATTGGCCAATCTATAAATGAATAAGGGGGACTGGGGTTCAACAGATATATTGGCACCCCTAGTATTGATAAGTGTTATAATGAAAGTCATATTCATGAATATACAAGCCCTTTAGTCAGCAACAcaattatgttttcttttgcttaaaaagaaaaaaaaacatgcaaaaacgtCTAAAATTACCTCGTGATTTGCTTAAGTTCTATTTTTAAGTCAGACTTCATAGAGTTACTCTAACCCATGTCCTTCCTGTCTGAACCCAAGGCACATTTCCTGCTACTATTTCCTCCCTCGTCCATCCTGTGCAGTCAGCGGGGAGCGCAGGTGTCACGAGGCTTTCGAAAAACAAGGTCACTGTCGTGGCTGAAACGCTAAAGACCTATCACGCTGCTGGGCTGCGTTGGCCACGTTTGACGCAATGGAAAAGGCCAACCAACTGTCAGAGACTTTACAAAGTCAGCAAAGACTAACAGTTGGCCTTTAACTGTGTTAGCTCAGGTGGAGTGTGTTATTACAGTCACTCCCTTTCTACTGAAGATCAGACATCACAAACAGGCTTTATTGTGGAAATACCCAGCGCTGTCATGTGGCACACTGACGCATCCACGTCTCCgactaaaaaataacatttcacTTTCACATTGATCTCTACCTTTTaccaacaaaaaaatctaatattttttttaaacttcagtAAATTTCCCAAGCAAACAAGATCGATTTCAGATCGGTGACTCAAACTATGCAACGTGAGGAATTTATTGGTTCTTACTTTCAATTTTGAACGGACAGGACAATAATGATAAGCTGTTTGAATAaggtggcttagtagttagcactgttaccTCGCACCtacaggttccgggttcgattcccacctctcaagtttgcatgttctacccgtgcgtggtgggtttcctccaggtagtcCGGTCTCCTCCCAcaacccaaagacatgcagatttgacTAATTGTCGAAATCTAATAACaccagtgtgtgaatgtgtatttgtgtgtgtgtgtgtgtgtgtgtgtgtgtgtgtgtgtgccctgcggaggattggcaccccgtccagggtgtaccccgcgtCCCTCCCTTCCGTGACCCTACATACAGAATAAAGCCATTTTAtagagacgatgagtgagtgagatgttTAAATAAGTCTAATATGTTACTTGTCTGATTgtaacatggtggtggtagcaccTCACACCTTCATGGTTCCTGGCTGAGTGGAAATTAACTTTATAATTAGTGATTCCAAAAAGTGTAAATCAATTTTACTAAAATGAGATGGGGGTTTCAACATATATGTAATGGCACCCTTATTAGTGATAAGCGTTATAATGACGTTATAATGTccccagagagacagagatgctCACCGGTGTCCTGTCGGAACTGTTTGAGGCTCGGGATGTCGATGATGTAGGCGGCCAGGCTGGGGTCGCTCTGCCCCAGGGAGACGGTGGTGACAGGTTGGCCTGCGCTGCGATGGTGCTGGAGACACTGCTCTATAAAGCAGCTCACTTGGCCGCTGTAGGGCCGCCACGATCCCGAGTCGTCCTGCCATTCCCACACCACCGCCATGCCCTGCGCCTGTCCCCCAGCTCCGGCCGAGGACACGGACAGAGACGCGGCGCTCCGTGAGCCGCTCACGCCTGAAGAGAAACCGGAAGCGGTGGCCATTCCTCAACCCAGTCTCTTGTGGAAGACAAACTAGctgatctttttatttattttatttacttatttatcttCTCTTAAAGCGAGCTTGCTAACCGGGTTCATCTGACGTGTCTCCAACCTGATTAACCCGGCTGTCTATTAACCAGGGTTTTAGTTTGGCAAACAGTCAGCGCGCATCGTTTACAGCTAGGCTAACCCTGCTAATGCTAGCGTTAGCCAGCTAGCGCCTCTTTCCCTCAGTTACTAACCGACACTCTAGCAGTAGAGCTTCACAGCGCCTTTAATCAGGTCACAGTGAGATAAACTTCTGACCAAACCATTTTTCCAGACGTATATCATCCGAAGGTGTTGAAAAAACTcctcctgcgtgtgtgtgtgtgtgtgtgtgtgtgtatgtgtgcgctgTGGTCGCTAAGCGGAGCCCAAAACAAAAGCGGGAAGCCAgcgactctgtgtgtgtgtgtgtgtgtgctccctCTCTGAACAATAAACAAGCCCCCTGAGTAAAGACACCAAACTCAAGCATATACACCAATAAAATGAACaataatattactaataataacaacaacaacaacaattatgtatagtaataataaaagtattattCTTCTATTTAGTAGTGTTATTCTTATTAATGATACTGatattattaatagtattactagtattgttgttttttgtcttcTACTTATTTTAGTAGAAGTAGTAGTTATAATAATATGGTTAATTTTGTATTACTATTAGTGTTATTACttgtagcattttttttctttatttgtttagggcccaagcactatgacatcagacCTATTGTCTTTAGAGCCCAAGCattatgacatcagccctattgtCTTTAGTGCCCAAGCattatgacatcagccctattgtctttagggcccaagcactatgacatcagccctatgtcgtcatagtgtgtgaagggccctattgttttctaaggatttttaatgacttaacatgctcaaaaacccaTGAAAATGGGCaaacaggttggaatctgctgccattaggttGCCTGAGAGTCACACAAGATTTTGATGCATATCTCCTACATACTTGTAGGAAacctggtacacatttagagcttatTAAGCCGAACAACTTTCACACTGCATGTCATGGGCACAACTCAACAGGAAGgaattttatatactttttcaAGGGAATTTaggtgatctaaagacattgaggatgtaaaattgtaaagggatttttgatatctcaaacatgATCAGCTGTGACGATGTCTTGAACTTAtgccaaaaaaataactttctgagggacatcatattgagtgacattacgctcagtgacatcacattgagtgacatcataatgtgatgcttttttttcccagcatttggggctttttggaggtctaaacataaaattcccccttttctaaaattatgttATAATGGTATTGGGATATcctctttaaatgcatgtgacCACTGTCCCTGCTGTGTTTCTAATAATAATCGGGTTAATTcagtattactattattattattattagtagtagtagtagtagtagtgcatccttgagtaaaataataataataattattattattattagtgttattaCTGGTGTATtgattttttccctttattattactattattattattattattattggttgtAGTAATAGTCGTAGTAGTCGTAGTAgtgatagtagtagtagtaataggaCTACTAGTAGTGTTGCCTTTTTTGTCTACTACTTATTTTAGTAGAAgtagtaataattataataggtTTCATTCAGTTTGTGTTATTACTGTTagtattattcttttattattattattattattattattattattatttgtagtgctaatagtagttgtagtagAAGTACAACGCGAATTCCGTAAATGttgggacgttttttttttttatttaagtaaaatgaaaactaaaagattTTCAAATTATCTGAGCCAATATTTAATTCACAATAGACGTTTAGCAATTAATTAGGTTAATTGACATCAGGTCTGTAACATGATTAACTATAAAAGGAATGTCTTATAGAGGCAAAGTCTCTCAGAAGTAAAGATGGGCAGAGCCAATTTAAACTGTGAtagagtgtgaaaaaaaaagatttaggaATCCTTTAAAAACAACGTTCCTCAATGTCAAATTACAAAGGCTTTGCAAAACTCATCATATACAACGCATAACATCAAAAGATTCACAGAACCTAAAGAAATCTCTGAGCATAAGGGACAAGGCCAAAGACATTTGTTGAATGCCTGTGGTcttcagtttgcatgttcttcccgtgcttggtggggtttcCCCCATGTGCTTCAGTTTCCTCGCAAAATCTAAAGAcagtgtgccctgtgatggatcgtccagggtgtaccctgcactgtgccccaagtctcctgggataggctccagacccccgcAACCATGTACAgcggataaagtggtatagacaatgagtaagtaaGTGTTGTTGTTGCAGTTGCTGCTAGTGTACTTCTTCtcatgattatgatgatgatgatgataaatatTAGTAGTAGAGGTAGTTTTTGGTGGAATACTAAAATGCTGTTCTTTTTAATGCTGTTGTGGTTTCTATTGTTATTCTTAGTCATAAGTAATAGTAGTACAAGTACTGTTATACTACAAATAGTAGTCATTATTATTGAAATGATGAGATtatgttctttatttatttagaacataataaacaaaacaactataagaataagaataattgTCTTGTTCTTTGCCCCCAAaggatatgtacagtattgttaaaatatttaaatgttctaattttaaataaataaatgttattatattattatatatttctaatgttaattttttattcgtttaatattttttaattcgtatttatcattatcattgtatactgtacaatattatactgtatctcAGTGTCACAAATTACAccagcagatggcgctgtaGGCAGACTCGTGATTTTAATGAGAAACAAGGGTGAATCATTAATGGTGAATGAAGTGTGTGTAGATTATCTATTTAAATATATCTTATACACATTTCACTGAATCAATTACCCAATTCCTAGGTCaactgcaggaaaaaaaaaaaaaaacagaaaatttgcTCATCATTATAaagttaaataatgtataaaaccTGTTTTGGCTGTGAGTCGTAGGATTTTcagaaatctttaaaatatgAGCGACATAGTTCCCAgtaaattttaaacagacaGCAATGTTGTGGTTCCTCTTTGGGCCTCCATTAGGGGGCGCCACAGCAGATCACCGGGTGTGCGTATGTTGATTTGTCACAGGTTTTCCAGCCGTGTCAGCAATTTATCTGTCCCGCACTAAGGGGGCACTTGCGCAGTGGCTGGGGGGGTTGGTTTCCTGACTGATGATCAAACTTGCGCCATATTGTTGAAATCACCGTATGTTTGCAACCTGcactaggcggggtacaccctggatgggttaCTGGAGTACACAAAGGATacccactaagcacagagaGGACCTCTAGAGGTTTGAGGCCAAAGTACTAACCACAATGTCATCATGCCGCCAAAGACAATCTAGCAGGATTTTTGCTATCAATAACGTATCGATAGCGGGCATTGTAAAGCTAATGTTTAACGTTCTTACCAAAGGAAAagcctaaaatatatttttgataaTGTGCAATGCTTTAAGCTAGCATCACAAAACCTACGTTGAGGAGTAGAAGAATGTCATATAAACAGCATGTTCGTATATGATCCCTGTAGGCGATACTGGGAAAGGGTAACTAGATCATGTGGCTCTAATTTTAATCTTTCACTTGTACagtaatttttaatattataatactgTACT contains the following coding sequences:
- the dtx2 gene encoding probable E3 ubiquitin-protein ligase DTX2 isoform X2, yielding MATASGFSSGVSGSRSAASLSVSSAGAGGQAQGMAVVWEWQDDSGSWRPYSGQVSCFIEQCLQHHRSAGQPVTTVSLGQSDPSLAAYIIDIPSLKQFRQDTGKIRSVRRSLFPQSPVLGNGVLWEWANDEGSWTAYEMHTSGILEHSYLSRQAKADLGPHGNNYVVDFTTFEQINKTSGYRRRVRRQKGTPYPPAAASGTGSVIHSGPACTCQQCLSHGPMPGRSRHSFSAAAGPSSGYSPYPRRPLSVGNMAWGGPWSPAATSMAQPPGPVQSFPATPNGLSIPSIPLQLNGSSSVSAALAATPKPEEVIKKYMEEVRAIPDEDCMICMERLSCPSGYDSPEGGSQALQPSTVGKFTKCGHTLHMLCMLAMYNNGNKDGSLQCPSCKTIYGEKTGTQPKGKMEIYIIPQSLPGHPDCSTIQIIYNIPPGIQGTEHPNPGQPYTCRGFPRFCFLPDNDKGRKVLELLKVAWTRRLIFTVGTSNTTGEPDTVVWNEIHHKTEMMSNVSGHGYPDPNYLDNVLAELAAQGVTDDCLKRDTPRPREPE